gtctgtctgatgggtgtgtgttaatggtgaaggacctagatgaacgtctgtctgatgggtgtgtgttaatggtgaaggacctagatgaacgtctgtctccagtctgatgggtgtgtgttaatggtgaaggacctagatgaacgtctgtctgatgggtgtgtgttaatggtgaaggacctagatgaacgtctgtctgatgggtgtgtgttaatggtgaaggacctagatgaacgtctgtctcctgtctgatgggtgtgtgttaatggtgaaggacctagatgaacgtctgtctccagtctgatggGTGTGTGTTAATGTTGAAGGACCTAGATGAATGTCTGTCTGATGGGTGTGTGTTAATGGTGAAGGACCTAGATGaacgtctgtctccagtctgatgggtgtgtgttaatgttgaaggacctagatgaacgtctgtctgatgggtgtgtgttaatggtgaaggacctagatgaacgtctgtctccagtctgatgggtgtgtgttaatgttgaaggacctagatgaacgtctgtctgatgggtgtgtgttaatgttgaaggacctagatgaacgtctgtctccagtctgatgggtgtgtgttaatgttgaaggacctagatgaacgtctgtctccagtctgatgggtgtgtgttaatgttgaaggacctagatgaacgtctgtctccagtctgatgggtgtgtgttaatgttgaaggacctagatgaacgtctgtctccagtctgatgggtgtgtgttaatgttgaaggacctagatgaacgtctgtctccagtctgatggGTGTGTGTTAATGTTGAAGGACCTAGATgaatgtctgtctcctgtctgatgggtgtgtgttaatggtgaaggacctagatgaacgtctgtctcctgtcagatgggtgtgtgttaatgttgaaggacctagatgaacgtctgtctcctgtcagatgggtgtgtgttaatgttgaaggacctagatgaacgtctgtctccagtctgatgggtgtgtgttaatgttgaaggacctagatgaacgtctgtctccagtctgatggGTGTGTGTTAATGTTGAAGGACCTAGATgaatgtctgtctcctgtctgatgggtgtgtgttaatggtgaaggacctagatgaacgtctgtctcctgtcagatgggtgtgtgttaatgttgaaggacctagatgaacgtctgtctccagtctgatgggtgtgtgttaatgttgaaggacctagatgaacgtctgtctccagtctgatgggtgtgtgttaatgttgaaggacctagatgaacgtctgtctcctgtctgatgggtgtgtgttaatgttgaaggacctagatgaacgtctgtctgatgggtgtgtgttaatgttgaaggacctagatgaacgtctgtctcctgtcagatgggtgtgtgttaatgttgaaggacctagatgaacgtctgtctccagtctgatgggtgtgtgttaatgttgaaggacctagatgaacgtctgtctccagtctgatggATGTGTGTTAATGTTGAAGGACCTAGATGAACGTCTGTCTCCTGTCAGATGGACTATCTTCACAGCAGGTGTGGTCTCCTTTCTCCTTGGCATCACGGGTCTGCATGGAGCTCGTAAGAAGAACAAGAACTTCCTGATCACGGTACGTTTAGATCTTAAAGGGGCAATGCTTCCTGATCACGGTACGTTCAGTTCTTAAAGGGGCAATGCTTCCTGATCACGGTACGTTCAGTTCTTAAAGGGGCAATACTTCCTGATCACGGTACGTTCAGTTCTTAAAGGGGCAATGCTTTCTGATCACGGTACGTTCAGTTCTTAAAGCGGCAATACTTCCTGATCACGGTACATTCAGTTCTTAAAGGGGCAATGCTTCCTGATCACGGTACGTTCAGTTCTTAAAGGGGCAATGCTTCCTGATCACGGTACGTTCAGTTCTTAAAGGGGCAATACTTCCTGATCACGGTACGTTCAtttcttaaaggggcaatctgggattcaaacatTGCCATCATCCTGCTGCTATTTTGTTAACCACTGAGGGATGGGGCTTgaaaaatgtaaccactctcaaaccTGGAAGATGGTTGAACTGAGCTCCTGAGgctttataagttatattcttcaataataAATAGCTACATAGTGTTAATTTAATAGTCCAAAAACCGATGGCTCAATCCCAGATATCCCCTGTATTAAAGCCAAAATCTCATTGGTATAATCAACAAATGAAATACTTATTATTTGACCCGTTTAACTAAGACCAAGTCAAGTACATCATGGGGTACAGTGTACTGCCCATAATATATAATGTTTATTATTTCCTTTACTCATGGGGTGATGCAGTATTCAGTTGGATCTTGCCTGCGATGCTTTGGACTGGGTTTTCTGACCTACTACCTTCCACCACAGGTAGGACAGAATTACAGGTTCAAGTCtataaaaatgtaattaaacaaatatttaaaaacaacATTGGTATTTATTGAATTCTGTgtccaatccccccccccccccccccacaaaaaatcTCCAGCTTCCAAATATGATGAAAGCCTGGTATGAAGGGTACGTCCCGTTGCACACAAATGGAAGAGATGTGGTACCAGGACTGATGCAACTGCAAACCATTGTAAGTTATTATCTAACAGGATGTGGGTTTTTTATAATCAGTTAAACTGGTCTAAACTAGATCTTAAGAAACCATCCACACCCATGTCATTAAATGTAATCACTTTTCAAATCATTCTGTTAAATATTGAATTAAATGTGAATTTCCTTGCCGTTCGTCTTGTttcttgtttcactcttcttAAAACTCTGAACAGGGTGAATGCTGTGGATTGGTCAATGGGTATAAAGATTGGGGTTCTCACGTCCCCTCCTCGTGTACATGCTATCCTCTCCGACTAGAGTCCTGTGTTTTTACTGAGGTCAGACTGGGTCTTACATGTACAGAAATTACACTGGGACTGTCTGTACATTCACTGTATACTTGTATGGACTGAACACTGAAATTTGTGTATTTTCTCCCTGCATACAGCATGGCTTTGTTTACAAACAAGTGAGTGTTGGTTTTCCTATACATACAGTAGTCTAGTTATTCTAATTTAATAGCTAAACATAACATAAAGCTGTTGGTGTTATTATTCATTGTGTAATTCCTTTGTTGGTATTATTTCAGCCTTGTATGGATCTAATTGTGAAGATTTACATGGACATGAATATTGTGAGGAACACCTGTATTTTCTACGTGGTCATTACGGTGAGTGCTGCATTTGTATCGTAGAAGAGCAcaaccagtctgaggtcctgagagctctggacaaggtttttatcaaggatctctctgtacttctttttttgtggggggtgggactcccgagtggcacagcagtcctATGCACTGCAtgagtgctagaggtgtcactacagaccctggttcgattccaggctgtatcacaaccagacgTGATTGGTTTCCCCATATGGCGGCACACatttgacccagcgtcgtccgggttagggtttggccttggtggtggttagggtttggccttggtggtggttagggtttggctggggtggtggttagggtttggctggggtggtggttagggtttggctggggtggtggttggggtttggctggggtggtggttagggtttggctggggtggtggttggggtttggctggggtggtggttggggtttggctggggtaggccgtcattgaaaataagaatttgttcttaactgacttgtctacttaaaaatgttttttgctccgttcatctttccctcaatcctgactagtctcccagtccctgccaccatGTTACAGATCGCATTCACACTTCTCCAGAAGTTGCATTGTATGCACTCCACGTAAGTTCTCACCATAAAACCAGGATGTTGAATCATTCTAATAAGTTAGGTTTAAATCAAATTCTACAAAAAACAAGCAATCTGTTTGTTTTTTCAAcaacaataaatacatgtaaaatagCCTAGTGATATCACCAAATAAGACATGACGTAATGCTGTTGAACCTTTGTGACCTAGGCCTAGGGTAAGGGTTTTGGcataaaaaatacattaaaaataaatatgaaaataaACAATTGTTACAAGAAAAATTACTTCTAAATAAGAGGTTCACAGGTATTCACCAAGATGTTCAACTGTCGTTTCATGATGGGCATTGACACATGTAGTCCACATCCTGGAGGGGGTTTTACACACAGGTATTCACCAAGATGTTCAACTGTCGTTTCATGATGGGCATTGACACATGTAGTCCACATCCTGGAGGGGGTTTTACACACAGGTATTCACCAAGATGTTCAACTGTCGTTTCATGATGGGCATTGACACATGTAGTCCACATCCTGGAGGGGGTTTTACACATGTAGTCCACATCCTGGAGGGGGTTTTACACACGTAGTCCACATCATGGAGGGGGTTTTACACACGTCGCCTACATCGTGGAGGGGGTTTTACACACGTCACCTACATCATGGAGGGGGTTTTACACACGTCACCTACATCGTGGAGGGGTTTTACACACATCACCTACATCCTGGAGGGGGTTTTACACACGTCACCTACATCGTGGAGGGGGTTTTACACACGTCACCTACATCGTGGAGGGGTTTTACACACATCACCTACATCGTGGAGGGGGTTTTACACACGTCACCTACATCGTGGAGGGGTTTTACACACGTCACCTACATCGTGGAGGGGTTTTACACACGTCACCTACATC
This region of Oncorhynchus gorbuscha isolate QuinsamMale2020 ecotype Even-year unplaced genomic scaffold, OgorEven_v1.0 Un_scaffold_1279, whole genome shotgun sequence genomic DNA includes:
- the LOC124022038 gene encoding uncharacterized protein LOC124022038 isoform X1; this translates as MCCSCSIRGWLLFFTILQVIGGMSFIVTPWKYYRSSENDLDERLSPVRWTIFTAGVVSFLLGITGLHGARKKNKNFLITYSVGSCLRCFGLGFLTYYLPPQLPNMMKAWYEGYVPLHTNGRDVVPGLMQLQTIGECCGLVNGYKDWGSHVPSSCTCYPLRLESCVFTEHGFVYKQPCMDLIVKIYMDMNIVRNTCIFYVVITSPSPCHHVTDRIHTSPEVALYALHAIVMLLALVMTRRIQKASSAEVTMDLSYRNVTNMEMATTPQAPPMLPATQAPPMLPATQAPPMLPATQAPLHASSYYQPPPPYQYDGKH
- the LOC124022038 gene encoding tetraspanin-8-like isoform X2, translating into MCCSCSIRGWLLFFTILQVIGGMSFIVTPWKYYRSSENDLDERLSPVRWTIFTAGVVSFLLGITGLHGARKKNKNFLITYSVGSCLRCFGLGFLTYYLPPQLPNMMKAWYEGYVPLHTNGRDVVPGLMQLQTIGECCGLVNGYKDWGSHVPSSCTCYPLRLESCVFTEHGFVYKQPCMDLIVKIYMDMNIVRNTCIFYVVITAIVMLLALVMTRRIQKASSAEVTMDLSYRNVTNMEMATTPQAPPMLPATQAPPMLPATQAPPMLPATQAPLHASSYYQPPPPYQYDGKH
- the LOC124022038 gene encoding uncharacterized protein LOC124022038 isoform X3, with translation MCCSCSIRGWLLFFTILQVIGGMSFIVTPWKYYRSSENYSVGSCLRCFGLGFLTYYLPPQLPNMMKAWYEGYVPLHTNGRDVVPGLMQLQTIGECCGLVNGYKDWGSHVPSSCTCYPLRLESCVFTEHGFVYKQPCMDLIVKIYMDMNIVRNTCIFYVVITSPSPCHHVTDRIHTSPEVALYALHAIVMLLALVMTRRIQKASSAEVTMDLSYRNVTNMEMATTPQAPPMLPATQAPPMLPATQAPPMLPATQAPLHASSYYQPPPPYQYDGKH